In Pseudomonadota bacterium, the following proteins share a genomic window:
- a CDS encoding HisA/HisF-related TIM barrel protein, translating into MLKARIIPCLDVKDGRVVKGVNFVDLRDAGDPVDAAKAYDAAGA; encoded by the coding sequence ATGCTCAAGGCGCGCATCATCCCCTGCCTCGACGTGAAGGACGGCCGGGTCGTCAAGGGGGTCAACTTCGTGGATCTGCGCGATGCGGGAGATCCGGTCGATGCTGCGAAGGCCTACGATGCCGCCGGCGCC